The following proteins come from a genomic window of Nicotiana tomentosiformis chromosome 12, ASM39032v3, whole genome shotgun sequence:
- the LOC138903031 gene encoding uncharacterized protein yields MNSAQVNYTVTEKELIAIIFTIEKFRPYLMGAEFVVHTDHVALRYLMSKKDSKDRLMRWVPWLADLANFLVCGIILDEFSSNQRKKLKRDCQDYYWDEPYLFRICMYGVIRRCVPEDEQGEILGACHSSPYGGHHGGARTTAKVLSCGFYWPTLFKEASELVSENM; encoded by the exons atgaatagtgcccaagttaACTACAccgttacagagaaagagctcATTGCCATTATTTTtacaattgagaagtttcgcccgtacttgatgggtgcagaGTTCGTTGTACACACGGATCATGTGGctcttcgttatcttatgagcaagaaggactccaaagatcggttgatgagatgg GTGCCATGGTtagcggatctagcaaattttcttgtgtgtggaatcattctggatgagttctcttcaaatcaaaggaagaagctcaaacgggattgtcaagattattattgggatgaaccatacctcttTCGGATTTGTATgtatggggtgattagaagatgtgtaccggaagatgAGCAAGGTGAAAtccttggggcttgtcattcttcgccatatggtggtcatcatggtggagcaagaacaacGGCCAAAGTGCtgagttgtggtttctattggcccactcttttcAAGGAAGCTAGTGAGCTAGTGAGTGAAAacatgtga